In Molothrus aeneus isolate 106 chromosome 11, BPBGC_Maene_1.0, whole genome shotgun sequence, a genomic segment contains:
- the MMP15 gene encoding matrix metalloproteinase-15 — MAGGGGAPWRAGGRLPPLVVLLVLLAGAAGEEINAEAWLRLYGYLPQPSRRMSTMRSAQTFSAALAEMQKFYGITVTGVLDEETKAWMKRPRCGVPDQFGARMKSNMRRKRYALTGRRWSQSHLTFSIQNYTEKLGRYHSHEAVRRAFRVWEQATPLVFREVAYEDIRQKRKKEADIMVLFASGFHGDSSPFDGLGGFLAHAYFPGPGMGGDTHFDLDEPWTLENADVSGNNLFLVAVHELGHSLGLEHSSNPSAIMAPFYQWMDTENFQLPEDDLKGIQQLYGTADGHPQPTKPLPTVTPRRPGRPDQRPPKPPPPGKPERPPKPGSPDRPDQYGPDICDGDFDTVAVLRGEMFVFKGRWFWRVRHNRVLDNYPMPIGHFWRGLPGDIDAAYERHDGRFVFFKGDRYWLFREANLEPGYPQPLVTYGQGIPYDSIDTAVWWEPTGHTFFFRGDRYWRFNEDTRSVDPGYPKPISVWVGIPPSPKGAFLSPDASSTYFYRGTKYWKFDNERLKTEPGYPKSILRDFMGCHTELVPDPNPRWPDVDRPPFNPDGDGGTEGEEEEEEDEDYNEGDGQPGRDVDVVVQIDEYTRTMSVVMVLVLLVLLLCILGLIYVIVQMQRKGAPRMLLYCKRSLQEWV, encoded by the exons ATGGCAGGAGGGGGCGGCGCCCCctggcgggcgggcgggcgcctCCCGCCGCTcgtggtgctgctggtgctgctggcgggggcggcgggcgagGAGATCAACGCCGAG GCATGGCTGCGGCTCTACGGGTACCTGCCGCAGCCCAGCCGCCGCATGTCCACCATGCGCTCGGCCCAGACCTTCTCCGCCGCGCTCGCCGAGATGCAGAAGTTCTACGGCATCACCGTCACCGGCGTCCTGGACGAGGAGACCAAGGC GTGGATGAAACGTCCCCGCTGTGGGGTCCCGGATCAGTTTGGAGCACGGATGAAGTCCAACATGCGTCGGAAGCGGTACGCGCTGACAGGGCGGCGCTGGAGCCAGAGCCACCTCACCTTCAG CATCCAAAACTACACGGAGAAGCTGGGTCGGTACCACTCCCACGAGGCTGTCCGACGAGCTTTCCGCGTGTGGGAGCAAGCCACGCCGCTGGTTTTCCGGGAGGTGGCCTACGAGGACATCcggcagaagaggaagaaggaggctGACATCATGGTGCTCTTTGCCTCTGGATTCCATGGAGACAGCTCTCCCTTTGATGGCCTTGGGGGATTTTTGGCTCATGCCTATTTTCCCGGCCCTGGCATGGGGGGAGACACGCATTTCGACTTGGATGAGCCCTGGACGCTGGAGAATGCAGATGTGTCTG GGAACAACCTTTTCCTGGTGGCTGTGCACGAGCTGGGGCACTCGCTGGGCTTGGAGCACTCCAGCAACCCCAGTGCTATCATGGCACCCTTCTACCAGTGGATGGACACAGAGAACTTCCAGCTGCCTGAGGATGATCTCAAGGGCATCCAGCAGCTCTACG GTACCGCAGATGGGCACCCTCAGCCCACCAAGCCTTTGCCCACCGTGACACCCCGGAGACCTGGCAGGCCTGACCAGAGACCCCCTAAACCTCCCCCTCCGGGGAAACCAGAGCGCCCACCCAAACCTGGCAGCCCAGACCGACCTGACCAGTACGGCCCCGACATCTGCGATGGGGACTTCGACACCGTGGCGGTGCTGCGTGGGGAGATGTTTGTATTCAAG GGCCGGTGGTTCTGGAGGGTCCGGCACAACCGGGTGCTGGACAATTACCCCATGCCCATCGGACACTTCTGGCGGGGCCTCCCTGGGGACATTGATGCTGCCTACGAGAGGCATGACGGGAGGTTCGTCTTCTTTAAAG GTGACCGGTACTGGCTCTTCCGAGAAGCCAACCTGGAGCCTGGGTACCCACAGCCCCTGGTCACGTATGGGCAGGGCATCCCCTACGACAGCATTGACACGGCCGTCTGGTGGGAACCCACAGGACACACCTTCTTCTTCCGTGGGGACAG ATACTGGCGCTTCAATGAGGACACACGCTCGGTGGACCCTGGGTACCCAAAGCCCATCTCTGTCTGGGTGGGCATCCCTCCCTCGCCCAAGGGAGCCTTCCTCAGCCCGGACGCCT CCTCCACCTACTTCTACAGAGGCACAAAGTACTGGAAGTTCGACAATGAGCGTCTCAAGACAGAGCCAGGCTATCCCAAATCCATCCTACGGGACTTCATGGGCTGTCACACAGAGCTGGTCCCAGACCCCAATCCCCGCTGGCCCGATGTGGACCGACCCCCCTTCAACCCTGATGGGGATGGGGGGACtgaaggtgaggaggaggaagaggaagatgaggatTACAACGAGGGAGAtggccagccaggcagggacGTGGACGTGGTGGTGCAGATCGATGAGTACACACGCACCATGAGCGTGGTcatggtgctggtgctgctggtgctgctgctctgcatcctgGGCCTCATCTACGTCATCGTCCAGATGCAGAGGAAGGGCGCACCCCGAATGCTCCTGTACTGCAAGCGCTCCTTGCAGGAGTGGGTCTGA